Proteins encoded by one window of Salmonirosea aquatica:
- a CDS encoding phosphatidylinositol-specific phospholipase C/glycerophosphodiester phosphodiesterase family protein, producing the protein MSFSIRASAGFPKMLLFLILACLGGVGFGYAQPKTYTLANAHSHNDYEQKRPFRAAYELGFGSIEADVFLKDGELYVAHNFKDISPDRTLKALYLEPLLQEISQHNGWPYANRQELQWLIDIKNTGPATLAALQKEFAPYRKQLQHVRIVISGEMPDPAQMAGQDELFTFDGRKNEVYPKEASPRVKLVSSSIMDFGSHWDGKEPLNETARQKIKTFVELQHAQKKLVRLWATPNTELGYRTLQELGVDYIGTDDLAGLAAFLGK; encoded by the coding sequence ATGTCTTTTTCAATTCGCGCCTCAGCTGGCTTTCCCAAAATGCTGCTATTCCTAATCCTGGCCTGCCTGGGCGGGGTTGGTTTTGGATATGCCCAGCCCAAGACCTATACCCTGGCCAATGCGCATTCCCACAACGATTATGAACAGAAACGGCCTTTCCGTGCCGCCTACGAACTGGGTTTCGGTTCTATTGAAGCCGATGTTTTCCTAAAAGACGGCGAACTGTATGTAGCCCATAATTTCAAGGATATCAGCCCCGATCGTACGCTCAAAGCTTTATATCTGGAACCACTGCTGCAAGAAATAAGCCAACACAATGGCTGGCCTTATGCCAACCGTCAGGAGCTGCAATGGCTCATCGACATCAAAAATACCGGCCCTGCTACCCTGGCTGCGCTCCAAAAAGAATTTGCACCCTACCGTAAGCAACTGCAGCACGTACGTATCGTGATCAGTGGTGAAATGCCCGATCCCGCGCAAATGGCAGGACAAGACGAACTCTTCACGTTCGATGGCCGTAAAAACGAGGTGTACCCTAAAGAAGCCTCGCCCCGCGTAAAACTGGTAAGCAGTAGTATCATGGATTTTGGAAGCCACTGGGACGGAAAGGAACCATTGAACGAAACTGCCCGGCAGAAAATCAAGACCTTCGTTGAATTACAACATGCCCAGAAAAAACTTGTGCGCCTGTGGGCCACGCCCAACACCGAGTTAGGGTACCGTACTTTGCAAGAACTCGGGGTAGACTACATCGGTACGGATGATCTGGCCGGACTGGCGGCTTTTCTGGGAAAATAG
- a CDS encoding ThuA domain-containing protein encodes MKKRNLFIAFVCALLITPFSHAQSLEKFDVTDAWKEKIEKLAPAKTTFPTKKKHKILLFSLFTGFNHWVVPHTAAMVEILGQKSGAFEVVPSNDIAIFEKNNLKQFDAVVLNNNCSINPRRDLFYDKLSENKSLSEAEATAKAKELEENLLNFVKKGGGLMALHGGIVMQNKSAEFSEMMGGSFDYHPTQQPLTVRLADPDSPMLEAFNGEGFTHVDEAYMFNVAYAKQNFHPLLYINTSEIKGLKGENPEPKKYISWIKRYGKGHVFYASPSHNAQSYTEHPALLKFFLDGMQYVVGDVKVDESPLSSNGQ; translated from the coding sequence ATGAAAAAAAGAAATCTGTTCATAGCGTTTGTCTGCGCTCTTTTAATAACTCCTTTCTCCCATGCGCAGAGTCTGGAAAAATTCGACGTCACCGACGCCTGGAAAGAAAAAATAGAAAAACTGGCCCCGGCTAAAACGACCTTCCCGACCAAGAAAAAGCACAAAATTCTGCTTTTTTCGCTCTTCACGGGCTTCAACCACTGGGTGGTACCTCACACCGCCGCCATGGTAGAAATCTTGGGCCAGAAAAGCGGCGCTTTCGAGGTGGTACCGAGCAACGACATCGCGATCTTCGAGAAAAACAACCTTAAACAATTCGATGCTGTGGTATTGAACAACAACTGCTCCATCAACCCACGTCGGGATTTGTTTTATGACAAACTGAGCGAAAACAAGTCGCTGTCGGAAGCCGAAGCTACCGCCAAAGCGAAGGAATTGGAAGAAAACCTGCTGAATTTTGTGAAGAAAGGCGGCGGACTCATGGCGCTGCACGGCGGCATCGTGATGCAGAACAAATCGGCGGAGTTCAGCGAAATGATGGGCGGTAGTTTCGACTACCACCCCACTCAGCAACCCCTTACCGTGCGTCTGGCTGATCCTGACAGCCCCATGCTGGAAGCCTTCAATGGCGAGGGATTCACTCACGTGGATGAAGCCTACATGTTCAATGTGGCCTACGCCAAACAAAACTTTCATCCGCTACTGTACATCAACACCAGCGAAATCAAGGGTTTGAAGGGCGAAAATCCCGAACCCAAAAAATACATTTCCTGGATCAAACGCTACGGCAAGGGTCACGTTTTCTATGCTTCGCCCTCGCACAATGCCCAGAGTTATACCGAGCACCCCGCGCTGCTAAAATTCTTTCTGGATGGCATGCAGTACGTCGTGGGCGACGTGAAAGTCGATGAATCACCCCTCAGTTCCAACGGCCAATGA
- a CDS encoding DUF5777 family beta-barrel protein, with translation MNVLRLSLCLLLVPATALAQEDLLGELEKKADESPLPITATFKSTRIINGQSVETVKRNHLDFRISHRFGRLNSGAYEFFGLDQATMRLGFEYGLTDDLMVGVGRSGEQKAFDFFGKYKLLKQTPGRIPVSMTLFGSTVIRTQESFVPGETYSSTDRLTYTGQLLIARKFSERLSLQLSPTCLYRNKPELDGDGRILMALGVGGRLKVSRRVSINADYFYAFREKNDELPYYNSLAVGVDIETGGHVFQLHFTNSLGMIEKQFIGETTGSWGKGDIHYGFNISRTFSFNKKKKDAVPN, from the coding sequence ATGAATGTCCTGCGCCTGTCCCTCTGCCTCTTACTTGTCCCGGCCACCGCGCTGGCTCAGGAAGACTTGCTGGGTGAATTGGAAAAGAAGGCTGATGAAAGTCCGCTGCCAATCACTGCTACCTTTAAATCGACCCGGATTATCAACGGACAGTCCGTCGAAACCGTAAAGCGCAACCACCTCGATTTCCGCATCTCGCACCGCTTTGGGCGGCTCAATTCGGGAGCTTACGAGTTTTTCGGACTCGATCAGGCCACCATGCGGCTAGGTTTCGAGTACGGCCTGACCGACGATCTGATGGTAGGGGTAGGACGGAGCGGCGAGCAAAAGGCATTTGATTTTTTTGGCAAATATAAGCTACTGAAACAGACTCCCGGGCGGATTCCGGTTTCCATGACGCTGTTCGGGAGTACCGTGATCCGCACCCAGGAATCGTTCGTGCCCGGCGAAACATACAGTTCCACCGACCGCCTCACCTATACCGGACAGCTGCTCATCGCCCGGAAATTCAGCGAGCGGCTTTCTCTACAGCTTTCGCCTACCTGCCTCTACCGCAACAAACCCGAACTGGACGGAGACGGGCGCATCCTGATGGCGCTGGGCGTGGGTGGACGGCTGAAAGTAAGCCGACGGGTTTCGATCAATGCCGACTATTTCTATGCGTTCCGCGAAAAAAACGACGAGCTTCCCTACTACAATTCGCTGGCCGTGGGGGTAGATATCGAAACCGGCGGCCATGTGTTTCAGCTGCATTTTACCAATTCGCTGGGCATGATCGAGAAGCAGTTTATTGGCGAAACGACCGGTTCTTGGGGAAAAGGCGACATTCACTACGGATTCAACATTTCCCGGACGTTCAGTTTCAATAAAAAGAAAAAAGACGCCGTCCCGAATTGA
- a CDS encoding FAD-dependent oxidoreductase, translating into MKQPIIIAVDDDAQVLRALTRDLRSQYRKEYKVMNTDSAKEALDALKDLKQKNETVAMFVSDQRMPEMLGVDYLSEAKKIFPHAKRVLLTAYSDTDAAIKAINDVQLDYYLMKPWDPPEEKMYPVLTDLLEDWQMNNIPEFEGIRVVGYQFSPKSHEIKDFLSGNLHPYQWYDIETSDKAKELMALNNLEAKDAPFVFFEDGSFLVQPELRSISEKLGLSLQTTHELYDVVIIGAGPAGLSAAVYGGSEGLKTLLIEKRAPGGQAGTSSRIENYLGFPSGLSGAELSRRAITQATRFGVDFLSPEEVVGIEIKDNYKILTLGNGNTVNTKSIVITTGVNYRKLETNGVGDFTGAGVYYGAATTEANACRDREVYVVGGGNSAGQGAMYLSQFAKNVYILIRKPDLSETMSHYLIDQINGTDNIHLVPCSEIAEAKGDGHLQELVIQDLNNTFTRTVPADALFIFIGAKPYTEWIQTDMLKDKRGFIETGRALVNYPDYRKIWKKQREPYTLETCVPGVFAAGDVRASAMNRVASAVGEGAMAISFVHKYLAEM; encoded by the coding sequence ATGAAGCAACCCATTATTATAGCCGTAGACGACGATGCCCAGGTACTACGCGCCCTAACCCGCGATCTGCGCAGCCAGTACCGCAAGGAATATAAGGTCATGAATACCGATTCGGCGAAGGAGGCACTGGACGCGCTAAAAGATCTCAAACAGAAAAACGAAACCGTGGCGATGTTCGTGTCGGACCAGCGGATGCCCGAAATGCTGGGCGTGGACTACCTCAGCGAAGCCAAAAAAATATTCCCCCACGCCAAGCGGGTGTTGCTGACCGCCTATTCGGACACGGATGCGGCCATTAAGGCCATCAATGACGTGCAGCTGGACTATTACCTGATGAAGCCCTGGGACCCGCCCGAAGAAAAAATGTACCCCGTGCTGACGGACCTGCTGGAAGACTGGCAGATGAATAACATTCCGGAGTTCGAGGGAATTCGGGTGGTGGGGTACCAATTCTCTCCCAAATCACACGAAATCAAAGATTTTCTGTCGGGAAACCTGCATCCCTACCAATGGTATGACATCGAGACGAGCGACAAAGCAAAAGAGCTCATGGCACTCAATAATCTGGAAGCCAAAGACGCGCCCTTTGTTTTTTTTGAAGACGGCAGTTTTCTGGTACAGCCCGAACTGCGGAGTATCTCTGAAAAACTGGGGCTAAGTCTGCAAACCACCCACGAACTCTACGATGTGGTCATTATCGGGGCCGGGCCCGCGGGGCTTTCAGCTGCAGTGTATGGTGGCTCGGAGGGATTGAAGACTTTGCTGATCGAAAAACGTGCCCCCGGCGGACAGGCGGGTACCTCTTCCCGCATCGAAAACTACCTGGGTTTTCCCTCGGGCCTGAGCGGAGCCGAACTCTCGCGCCGGGCCATTACGCAGGCCACGCGCTTCGGGGTAGATTTTCTGTCGCCCGAGGAAGTGGTAGGTATTGAAATAAAGGATAATTATAAAATACTCACCCTCGGCAATGGCAATACGGTCAATACCAAAAGCATCGTCATCACGACCGGTGTCAACTATCGCAAACTCGAAACCAATGGGGTAGGTGATTTTACGGGCGCGGGGGTCTACTACGGAGCCGCCACTACCGAAGCCAACGCCTGCCGCGACCGCGAAGTGTACGTGGTAGGGGGAGGTAATTCGGCGGGTCAGGGTGCCATGTACCTGTCGCAATTTGCCAAAAACGTCTATATCCTGATCCGTAAGCCCGACTTATCGGAAACCATGTCGCACTACCTCATCGACCAGATCAACGGTACCGATAACATCCACCTGGTACCCTGTTCCGAGATTGCGGAAGCCAAGGGCGACGGACATTTGCAGGAGCTCGTGATCCAGGATCTGAATAACACGTTCACCCGCACCGTGCCGGCCGACGCGCTGTTCATTTTTATCGGAGCCAAGCCCTATACCGAATGGATTCAGACAGATATGCTGAAAGACAAGCGCGGCTTCATCGAAACAGGTCGGGCGCTGGTCAACTACCCCGACTACCGGAAAATCTGGAAAAAGCAACGCGAGCCCTATACCCTCGAAACCTGCGTGCCGGGCGTATTTGCGGCGGGTGATGTGCGGGCTTCAGCTATGAACCGCGTGGCATCCGCCGTAGGCGAAGGAGCCATGGCGATCAGTTTCGTGCATAAGTACCTGGCCGAGATGTAG
- a CDS encoding T9SS type A sorting domain-containing protein, with protein sequence MNALSKGFLLFFCAITPELLAQQVIRGPYLQQPTTDGITIRWRTDVSTSSRVQYYAASDSTKVFDQTGDASTTEHVVTLARLPADTKFFYRVGTQERTLIQSPNHFFRTAPLADTKRPIRFWAMGDFGAANTATYTQNQQAVRDQFLARKGGDAVDLWLWLGDNAYCCGTQDEYQTQIFDFYDSRILGNMAILPSPGNHEYYATPTATAQQDRNIPYYDMVTVPTQGEAGGVPSGTEAYYAVNYGNVHFISLDSYGFDEGKYPLYDKNSAQYRWLEKDLAANQALWTIVFFHHPPYTKRSHDSDVEEALVELRQTLIPLFDRYKVDLVLNGHSHVYERSYLMKGHTGYSPTFDKKQHVVQDTKASYTKGTPPIVNKDEGTLYMVIGSAGRLDWNGQLQPHPSSVYSNYQLGGLGLFTVVENRLDAEWLAANGQILDRFTMFKHVNKRTEKQLDYGESVELTASWKGTYRWSTGATQVPSIAIMPQRDMVITVQDSLGYLADTFQLSVTPPLAILPSSAGLMIYPNPSTNYFIIENTDGQVRNLNVRITDLSGRIVKEEIMRITGKQEIDLHALPAGSYLIEVKHGEHLVRKRVVKY encoded by the coding sequence ATGAATGCTTTATCCAAAGGCTTTCTGTTGTTTTTTTGCGCCATTACGCCTGAGCTGCTAGCCCAGCAGGTTATCCGTGGGCCCTACCTTCAGCAACCCACCACCGACGGCATCACCATCCGCTGGCGAACCGACGTATCCACCAGCAGCCGGGTGCAATACTATGCGGCATCCGATTCGACAAAGGTTTTCGATCAAACCGGCGACGCATCCACGACTGAGCACGTTGTGACGCTGGCCCGGCTCCCGGCCGATACGAAATTCTTTTACCGGGTAGGTACCCAAGAACGAACTCTCATTCAAAGTCCCAACCATTTTTTCAGAACGGCACCGCTCGCCGACACCAAACGACCCATCCGGTTCTGGGCAATGGGCGATTTCGGGGCAGCCAATACGGCTACTTACACCCAGAATCAGCAGGCCGTACGGGATCAGTTTCTGGCCCGGAAGGGCGGCGACGCAGTGGATTTGTGGCTATGGCTGGGCGATAACGCCTACTGCTGCGGTACCCAGGATGAATACCAAACCCAGATCTTTGATTTTTATGACAGCCGGATTCTGGGCAACATGGCCATTTTGCCCAGCCCCGGCAACCATGAGTACTACGCTACCCCCACGGCTACCGCCCAGCAGGATCGCAACATCCCTTACTACGATATGGTCACGGTACCCACCCAGGGCGAAGCAGGTGGGGTACCTTCGGGAACCGAAGCCTACTACGCAGTCAACTATGGCAACGTTCATTTTATTTCGCTGGATTCGTATGGTTTCGACGAAGGAAAATATCCGTTGTACGACAAAAACAGTGCGCAGTACCGGTGGCTCGAAAAAGACCTGGCCGCCAACCAGGCGTTGTGGACGATCGTATTTTTCCATCATCCGCCCTATACCAAACGCTCCCACGACTCCGATGTGGAGGAAGCTTTGGTAGAATTACGCCAAACCCTGATACCTCTTTTTGATCGATATAAAGTAGATCTGGTATTGAACGGCCATAGTCACGTATACGAGCGGTCGTACCTGATGAAAGGCCATACCGGGTATTCGCCCACCTTTGATAAAAAACAGCATGTCGTTCAGGATACCAAAGCCAGCTATACCAAAGGTACCCCACCCATCGTGAACAAAGACGAAGGTACCCTGTACATGGTTATCGGATCGGCGGGACGACTGGACTGGAACGGGCAGCTGCAACCCCATCCGTCGTCGGTGTATTCCAACTACCAACTGGGCGGTTTGGGCCTTTTTACGGTGGTCGAAAACCGGCTTGATGCGGAGTGGCTGGCCGCAAACGGGCAAATCCTCGACCGTTTCACCATGTTCAAGCATGTGAATAAGCGTACCGAAAAGCAACTCGATTACGGCGAAAGCGTGGAATTGACGGCTTCGTGGAAAGGTACCTATCGCTGGTCGACGGGCGCAACCCAGGTACCCTCCATAGCAATAATGCCGCAGCGCGATATGGTCATTACCGTACAGGATTCGCTGGGGTACCTGGCCGACACTTTCCAGCTGTCGGTAACACCACCGCTCGCCATCCTGCCGTCGTCTGCGGGCTTAATGATATACCCCAACCCCAGTACCAATTACTTTATAATAGAGAATACCGACGGACAAGTCCGGAACCTCAATGTTAGAATCACCGACCTGTCGGGTAGAATTGTAAAAGAGGAAATTATGCGTATCACAGGCAAACAGGAGATCGATCTTCACGCATTACCCGCCGGAAGCTATCTGATTGAAGTAAAACACGGCGAACACCTAGTCCGGAAAAGAGTGGTGAAGTACTGA
- a CDS encoding hemerythrin, producing the protein MKPNTHDELITGSLLRQSVMERLDIPTEQPHIELDDELLELIFDLYDDDRDFPYQKIRKFSIGEILTYLQATHRYYLTKKLPEIEQSLLHIFSRYGKTHELLAELCLFFNDYKTDLIEHVKMEEREFFPYIKRLVKAAQSELTTDEITELLSTASIAQFTDHHDSIEDELKEVSAIIRRYSEYEATPLPYRIFLNQVELFELELRKHAIIEDHVLVPMAMELEAKLRGE; encoded by the coding sequence ATGAAACCAAATACTCACGACGAGCTCATTACGGGCAGTTTGCTGCGCCAGTCGGTCATGGAGCGGCTCGATATTCCCACCGAACAACCCCACATTGAGCTGGACGACGAGCTTCTGGAGCTAATTTTCGACCTCTACGATGACGACCGCGATTTTCCCTATCAGAAAATCCGAAAATTCTCCATTGGCGAAATCCTGACCTACCTACAGGCCACGCACCGCTACTACCTCACCAAAAAACTGCCCGAAATAGAGCAATCGCTGCTGCATATTTTCAGTCGCTACGGCAAAACCCACGAGCTACTGGCCGAGCTCTGCCTGTTTTTTAACGACTATAAAACCGACCTGATCGAGCACGTGAAAATGGAAGAGCGGGAGTTTTTCCCCTACATCAAGCGACTCGTAAAGGCCGCGCAGAGCGAACTGACCACTGACGAAATCACCGAGCTACTCAGCACGGCCTCCATCGCCCAGTTCACCGACCACCACGACTCCATCGAGGACGAATTGAAGGAAGTCAGCGCCATCATCCGGCGCTACTCCGAGTACGAAGCCACGCCCCTACCCTATCGCATCTTCCTCAACCAGGTCGAACTCTTCGAACTCGAACTTCGCAAGCATGCCATCATCGAAGACCACGTGCTGGTACCTATGGCGATGGAACTGGAGGCGAAGCTGCGGGGCGAGTAA
- a CDS encoding YceI family protein: MEKINKIFLLLAGLTLSVPVEAWAQGTLYATSGGQTSFHSSTPAEDINAVNKKTQAILNTTSGEIAVLMNMRDFDFPNELMEEHFNENYMESAKYPKATFKGKLDQTVDVTKNGSHELTATGTFTVHGVSQPRTLKGTLMVKDGSLFLDSDFEVALADHKIEVPKIVFVKIAQIIKVKANYILTPYKK, translated from the coding sequence ATGGAAAAGATCAATAAAATATTCCTGCTTCTGGCCGGTCTGACTCTCTCTGTGCCCGTAGAAGCCTGGGCGCAGGGTACCCTGTACGCCACCTCGGGCGGACAAACCAGCTTTCATTCCAGCACGCCCGCCGAGGATATCAATGCTGTCAATAAAAAAACGCAGGCTATTCTTAACACCACTTCGGGCGAGATAGCCGTCCTGATGAACATGCGGGACTTTGATTTTCCCAATGAGCTTATGGAGGAGCATTTCAACGAGAACTACATGGAATCGGCCAAGTACCCGAAAGCCACCTTCAAGGGAAAGCTGGATCAGACAGTGGACGTGACTAAAAACGGTAGTCATGAACTAACAGCCACGGGTACCTTTACGGTACACGGTGTGAGCCAGCCCCGTACCCTCAAAGGTACCCTGATGGTCAAGGACGGAAGCCTATTCCTCGACTCAGACTTTGAGGTGGCCCTTGCGGATCATAAGATCGAGGTACCTAAGATAGTCTTCGTTAAAATCGCGCAGATCATCAAGGTTAAAGCGAACTATATTTTAACCCCCTACAAGAAGTAA
- a CDS encoding UBP-type zinc finger domain-containing protein, translating to MLCNHLASIEELKTASKRECEECVKTGSRWVHLRTCQTCGVTLCCDSSPNRHATAHFHATGHPVVASAEPGEHWLWCYADEQFAEY from the coding sequence ATGCTTTGCAACCACCTTGCTTCAATAGAAGAACTAAAAACGGCCTCGAAACGAGAGTGTGAGGAATGCGTCAAAACGGGCAGCCGATGGGTACACCTGCGGACCTGCCAAACCTGCGGCGTCACGCTTTGCTGCGACTCTTCCCCCAACCGCCATGCTACCGCGCATTTTCACGCTACGGGCCATCCAGTCGTTGCCTCGGCCGAGCCGGGCGAGCATTGGCTCTGGTGCTACGCCGACGAGCAATTCGCAGAATATTAA
- a CDS encoding RNA polymerase sigma factor, with the protein MSEHNSAAILDLLDGCLQGDRRSQELLYKQFYGYAMGLCLRYARSRDEAAEILNDGFFKIFTKLETFDPERPFKTWLGRVMINTALDQYRREAKHQVHEDIHLAENTVAVSENALSHLAYEELITMVQQLPPAYRTVFSLAVLDGYSHEDIAKELDISVGASKSNLSRAREKLKVMIVKKSMDEYERVVR; encoded by the coding sequence ATGTCCGAGCATAACTCCGCCGCTATCCTTGACCTGCTCGACGGCTGCCTGCAAGGCGACCGCCGTAGTCAGGAACTGCTATACAAGCAGTTTTATGGATATGCCATGGGACTATGCCTCCGCTACGCACGAAGTCGCGACGAGGCCGCAGAGATATTGAACGACGGTTTTTTTAAAATATTCACGAAGCTGGAGACTTTCGACCCTGAGCGTCCTTTCAAGACCTGGCTGGGTAGGGTGATGATCAATACGGCGCTGGACCAGTACCGCCGTGAGGCCAAGCATCAGGTACACGAAGACATTCATCTGGCCGAGAATACAGTGGCGGTCAGTGAAAATGCGCTTAGCCACCTGGCCTACGAAGAGCTGATTACTATGGTGCAGCAACTGCCGCCCGCCTATCGTACGGTATTTAGTCTGGCGGTTTTGGATGGGTACTCGCATGAGGATATAGCCAAAGAACTGGATATATCGGTGGGTGCTTCCAAATCGAACCTTTCGAGGGCGCGTGAAAAATTGAAAGTGATGATAGTAAAAAAAAGCATGGACGAGTATGAAAGAGTGGTCCGATGA
- a CDS encoding sensor histidine kinase — protein MVIDILQELRQNESLTSVPESELQWLVDHSEIVTLEEGEYLYKKGDPVDHLLIVLAGRLRMFIDRNGQHRELGFNEVGYIGGLLPYSRMKTGAASGVAVEKTTALRLPRAEFREMISSQYQLVESFVHLMLDRTRDYTKLDQQNEKMISLGKLSAGLAHELNNPAAAVVRSASALKKHLGFVPEKFKSVISIQATGAQVDRVNEILGDVLKRGTPDLTLIEKSALEDDLYDWLEEHEVDNGFEIAECFAEYGVTTDDLEGVSKQVLAKDLSAVLDWLNNVLTTEKMVNEIAEASERIGNLVKSIKDYSHMDGGADKKMVVLRDGVESTLRILQHKLKTKHIKVQLDIPDSLPKVCMSPGEMNQVWTNLIDNAIDALPEAGEIRIESEQDREFVITKVIDNGSGIPQDVIDQIFDPFFTTKEIGKGSGLGLEIAQNIIKRHRGQIKVSSKPGHTEFNVCLPIE, from the coding sequence ATGGTAATTGATATTTTACAAGAACTCCGCCAGAATGAAAGCCTGACCTCGGTACCTGAGTCCGAGTTGCAGTGGCTCGTGGATCATTCAGAAATCGTCACGCTCGAAGAGGGAGAGTACCTTTATAAAAAGGGTGATCCCGTGGACCATCTGCTGATCGTACTGGCTGGCCGTCTTCGGATGTTCATCGACCGCAATGGTCAGCATCGCGAATTAGGCTTCAATGAAGTAGGGTACATCGGCGGGCTACTGCCCTACTCCCGCATGAAGACGGGCGCCGCCAGTGGAGTAGCCGTGGAAAAAACCACAGCCCTGCGCCTACCCCGTGCCGAGTTCAGGGAAATGATTTCGTCCCAATACCAACTCGTAGAGAGTTTTGTGCATTTGATGCTGGACCGAACCCGCGACTACACCAAGCTGGACCAGCAGAACGAAAAGATGATCTCGCTGGGTAAGCTCTCGGCGGGCCTTGCCCACGAACTCAACAACCCGGCGGCGGCGGTAGTGCGCAGTGCATCGGCTCTTAAAAAGCACCTCGGCTTTGTGCCCGAAAAATTCAAGAGTGTCATTTCCATCCAGGCCACCGGGGCACAGGTAGACCGCGTGAACGAAATCCTGGGCGATGTGCTGAAACGGGGTACCCCTGATTTGACTTTAATAGAAAAATCGGCGCTGGAAGATGATCTGTACGACTGGCTGGAAGAGCATGAGGTGGACAACGGCTTCGAAATTGCGGAATGTTTTGCCGAGTATGGCGTTACAACGGACGATTTGGAAGGCGTGAGCAAACAGGTACTGGCCAAGGATTTGTCCGCGGTACTCGACTGGCTCAACAACGTGCTCACGACCGAAAAGATGGTGAACGAAATAGCGGAGGCATCCGAACGTATAGGCAATTTGGTGAAGTCCATTAAGGACTACTCGCACATGGACGGCGGCGCGGACAAAAAAATGGTGGTACTACGCGATGGAGTGGAAAGTACGTTGCGGATTTTGCAGCACAAACTCAAAACCAAACACATCAAGGTACAACTGGACATTCCTGACAGTCTGCCTAAGGTATGCATGAGTCCGGGGGAAATGAATCAGGTGTGGACCAACCTCATCGACAATGCCATCGACGCCCTGCCCGAAGCCGGAGAAATTCGCATTGAATCAGAACAGGATCGCGAATTTGTCATCACCAAGGTAATCGATAACGGCAGCGGTATTCCCCAGGATGTCATCGATCAGATTTTCGATCCGTTTTTCACGACGAAGGAGATTGGAAAAGGTAGTGGCCTGGGTCTGGAGATAGCCCAAAATATCATCAAGCGCCACCGCGGTCAGATCAAGGTATCCTCAAAACCTGGCCATACCGAATTCAATGTCTGCCTGCCGATTGAGTAG
- a CDS encoding QcrA and Rieske domain-containing protein: METQEKKIVSRGEFLRSLGMSSSALMAFYCMGTLTACSSKDDDPTPGGNTGGNNTNAVTGTTTGSNIDFTIDLTAYKEKNLKTEGEFAVIGDAIVIALSNQKYVALSKKCTHEGFTVGYRKAENDIRCANHGSEFKLDGSVQMGPAASPLTVFKTTLSADGNSLTVKA; the protein is encoded by the coding sequence ATGGAAACGCAGGAAAAGAAGATCGTGAGCCGGGGAGAGTTTTTGCGCAGTCTGGGAATGAGCAGTTCGGCCCTGATGGCGTTTTACTGCATGGGTACCCTCACCGCGTGCAGTAGCAAGGATGATGACCCCACCCCGGGCGGCAATACGGGCGGCAACAACACCAACGCCGTGACCGGGACCACCACAGGGAGCAATATTGATTTTACCATAGACCTTACTGCGTATAAGGAGAAAAACCTAAAAACTGAGGGCGAATTCGCGGTTATCGGGGATGCGATTGTGATTGCCTTATCGAATCAGAAGTACGTGGCTTTGTCTAAAAAATGCACCCACGAAGGTTTCACCGTCGGCTATCGCAAAGCCGAGAACGACATCCGCTGCGCCAACCACGGCTCGGAGTTTAAGCTGGACGGCTCGGTGCAGATGGGCCCGGCAGCTTCGCCACTCACCGTTTTCAAAACCACCCTGAGTGCGGATGGTAATTCTCTGACCGTAAAAGCCTAG